The following DNA comes from Hahella chejuensis KCTC 2396.
ATATCCACGCCGACTACTTCTCCATGCTCACCCACCAACTGAGCCAGCGCATACACATCCCGCCCGGAACCACAGCCCAGATCCAGCACCCGACAGCCTTCCAACAACGGCGGACACACCAGGCCACACCCGTAATAACGGGCGGACACCTCTGGATGAATCCGCGCCAACAAAGGCTTCAACCAGGCGGGAACACGGCTGACATCACAACAGGCGGAAGTTTTCAAGTCAGAAGAACTTTGCAGCTGTTTGCCGTAGTAGTCTTTGACGAGTTCATGCATAAGGCGTTTCCTGGATCTAGTCGTAACAAGGTTAACTGAACAGCCTGAAGGCTAACCCAGAAGTCTAGTCGTTATCCAGATCAAAGGTATCGCCCGCTGGCCAACCGGCTTTCATTACGCCGATCAGATTGTCTACCGTCACCCAGCCTACAACCTCGGCCGTATAGCCAAGCTCCCACTCCTCGCCGTTCCAGTAAACGATATCGTAAGTTCCCATACCATAAGGGTAACGCACCGCCACCAAGTACAATCCCTCGCCAGGAATTTCAGTGTCTTCTTGCCATTTAACAGGCAGGTTAATATTCGTGTCCATAGCGCTTCTCAACCTTTAAATCAAAGCAGTTTAATCATTATTTGGTTTGGGGTAATGCTATCTATCGTTCGCTAAGCGACTTTGATTATGATTGAGGGCGTTTATCTAATAGCGGTATAGCGAAAATGGTGTTTTTTTCTTTAGCGGATACGCCCGAAAAGGCAGTTAATCGCGTTCGAATTTTTATTGTGCTTTCTACACTGTTTTTAATGGTCTCATGTGGAGGAGAGCCATTAGAAGTTAAAACGTATACCAAAGATGGCCTGACGATGACTATCCCTGGTAGTTGGCGTGCGACGGAGGATTCCTATCAAACTTGGGGGACTCGGTTTTTGTCTTTCGATGCCGTGGATGACGCCATTGTAAATGTAGAAATATACACCGCTGAGAATGTCCGGGACTTAAAGAAAGAGGACAATTTTGGCTTGCAGAAGCTGGTCAAGCAATACAATAGGCTTTCGGACTCGTTTTTAGTGGCGGCCAGCGAGAAAAGCGAGCCCGTATTTAGGGAAATTAGCAGGCTTGGCTTAAACGGCATTGAGCAAAGTGGGACCGCTAAGTTTCTGGATATCGATGCGAGCTATGTCAAAGAGTTTTATCTGGTTAACAAAGAAAATGGAGAAGCATTTTTTATCGCGGTCGAAGCATCCCCAGATGAGCATAAGTTGATGAATCAGGAGATTGATCTTTTTTTATCCAAGCTGATTGAGAACTGACGTTGATGGAATTCAGGCATAACGCGTTCGGCGTTGACATAAACACTACGTCATCGCCTCATTAATCAACGACGTCAAAACATGATCCGTCCATTCGCCGTTTATCTTCAGATAGGACCGGGCTTTTCCTTCCACCTCAAAACCCAGGGATTCTAATAATTTGCCGCTGCGGTGATTTTCCGGGCGATAGTTGGCCATGATGCGGTGGAGGCCGTAGTGGTGAAACATGAAGTAGATCCCCGCTGTCAGGGCCTCCTGCATTAAGCCTTTGCCTTGTTCTTGTCCTGCAATGGCGAAGCCCAGGTGGCAGGCCTGGAAGGCGCCGCGCACGATGTTGGAGAAGTTGCAGATGCCGATAACGTCGTCAGACTGTTGGCGGAACATCAATAAGTTCACCGCGTAGCCTTGCTCCATGACCTGAGCCATGTCCGTCAGGCGGCGTAATTGGCCAGAGAAAGTATAGAAATCGTCATCCCGGGCGGGCTCCCAGGGCGTTAAATGGGCCTTGTTGCTTGTGTAGTAATCAAGCACGTTTTGAGCGTAAATAGGAGAAGCCAAGCGTAGGGAAAGGCGTTCTGTCAGCAAGCCTGCGCTGGGAAATAGCTGTAATTCTGGAAGCATTCTTCTATTCCGTAGATAAAATAGATAAATCGGGCTCCTAGTTTACCGAATTACGGCTGTAGAAGGCCTATGTGTAGTGTTAAATTACCGCCCTGAAATTCGCGCTTGCGCAAAACCACAGCCAAAGCGCGCCAGGCGCAGTGCGTTTCATCTCAATTCATCAGAGGGAGATTATTAGGATGGTCAGATTCACGCAGTTTGCCGGCGGCGCGATGGTGGTGATCGCAGCTGCGCTCCTGCTCATCAAAATTTTCAGCGGTGAGAATGCCGGTCTTAGTGATGAATCCATCTACTTTATGTCCCTCTTCCAAGCTTTTCTCGGTGGTCTGGTGATCTACGGGGGACAGTTGAAGATTCAGGGGAAAGAGAACGGCGATAAGATTTTCAGGGCGAGCATCGCCGCAACGCTGTTGTTTTTTGTTATGGCTTATCGCTGGTTTTACAGTGGGGTGTAGCGCGGCGAGTTTTCAAAAGTCTGTAAAGTGCGCTGTTGAAAAACGATGATAACTTGGAAACACCAGCCAGAGGATGCGTTCGTATCCCGTTACATAGAGTGTTATTGGTTTCTTCGCAAAGACCAGGACGATATCGCTCATGACAGCCCCAAACTGAATCCCTGTCCAGAAGCCCATTTAATTATTGCCCCGCCAGAGCAGCCCTATACGTACGGGCTTTGCGAGCGGGAGCTTTCCGGAAAAGGGACGCATCTGAAGCTTCCCAACACCAGCAGTATGACTTTGCATCAGGCGGAGCCGTTCGCCATCCTGGGGGTTAAATTCAAGCCGGGCGCGCTCTATTCAATCGCCAATGGTCTCGCCGCTATTGATGACGTCATCTCTCCGCCGGGTTTTCTGGCTGAAATGCCTGATCTGCTGAGAGAGGATGTTCTCAAAAACGCCGCCGACAACGCTGTAACCGTAGGCCGGAACTTAGATGCATGGTTCAAGGCGCATTCGGACTGCATCAGGGAAGATCGGCATAGCCGGCTTGCGCGAGATGCTCTGGCGCTGCTTGCAACCACGAAAGCGTCTGAACTTGAGACAGGGCTGTATCGTTCTTTGCGGGCGGTGCAGCGCGCCTTTGTGCGGGTGACGGGACTGACGCCGAAACAATATCAGATCATGGTGCGACTGGATGAGCTACTGTTGTATCTATACCAGCAAAATACCGAATCCATGAGCTGGGCGGATGTGGCCGCCATTTTTGGCTTTACTGATCAGCCTCATCTGATCCGATACTTCAAGAAACTGATTGGCGATACGCCTCACGCGTACCGGCAAGCCAAAAATTTAACCATAGATGCTTATGGCGACTTCGATTAAGTCTGGTTTTTCAGGCGGGCGTCGCGAATATGACATATAATCGCCGCCCCAACACGCGCACGGATTATCGAGGTAGTAAATGAGCGATAGCGCATACAGCGATCTGGCGGCGGGCCAGATCGATTCGAGAAACGCAGAAAGGCGTTTCACCCGCAAAGAAGAGTTTCAAACTCAAAAAGAATGGGGCGAGCAGTACTTTGGCGAGAGAATCAACGCGCTGCTGATCACTTTTTCCATGATGCTGCTGACTGCAGTCTGGATGATCACCGTTACGGATCTGACCCGGTATGGCGTGACAGCCGCCGTTGCACTCTCGTATTGCTTACTGGCGAAAGTGCTATTCAGGAAAAAGCGGGAGCTACAACGCTTCAGAGAGGCGCAGGCGATGCGATTCATGCGCCGTAAGCAATGGCTTGACCAGCAGGCCAAGACGGTAGCGTAGTTGAATCTGTGAGTCGATTTGAGCGGAGGCAGGGCGAATGGCTGATATTCAGATAGAAGGCGTTTCACTGGCGGAAATACTCAGCTGGACAGAGGCGGAGTTTGACGCCCTGGTCCTTACCGATAAGCCCCTGGTGGTTAACATCGGCTCCGCATCCGTACTGGGACAGTTCTCATACACAGACAAAATCCTGACTGTCGAACTGGCGCAAATCGACGGCGGAGGCGAGGGCGTTTTGCCCGCCATTACCCGCATCGCGAAAAAAGCGGCGCAAATTAAGAACGCTGAACACATAGAATGCGTCGTACACGCCATCCACTGCGCCAACCCCAACCTGAAATTACGCGCCCATTTGGAGCGCACCGGCTTTGAAATCAAGCAGGTGGAAGGGAAAGGCGAGGCGTATTTTAAGAGGGTTTCTGTTTAGGACATAACGGAACGAATGGGCCCCTAAAGCTAAGCAAGCCTCGCCTTTTTGTTCTACCCTGTGGGTCAAAGAACATAGAAATTACAAGACCTACAACAAGTCGCGGGGGGTCTTCAGCGTGATTAATAAACTCCTGTCCCGTTTTAGGGCCCGTCAGCCGAAAGTTAATGATAGGTCTTTTGATGTCGTTGAGAGGTACGCCTCCGCTAACAGAGATGCATATCAGCAGATCCAGAACGTTAGCGAAGAGAGCATTATTGCTGAATCCAGGAGAGTAGCTCCAATAGTTTCAGACATACTTCGGTCTGTTAAAGAGCTGTTGAAAAGGGAGCGAGTGACGGGAAAGGATATTCAGTCCTATATCTTGGAGCGCCTTGATGAGTTGCAACTCTATCCCGCGATGGCTGGATATGGAGGCTTTCCGGCAGCCATCGGCGTTTCGGTTAACAGCCAACTTATTCACCACCCACCCACGGATGAAGTCATTACAGATGGATCGGTGGTAACGATTGAGCTGGGCGCCTCCTCCACGTCCGCCTATGCTTCTCAGACTTGGACCTTTGTTAAAGGCGATGCGTCAAAGCAGCGCCTGAATATATGCAATGCGGCGCTGGATGCATTGTCCTGCGGTATTGAGAAAGTATGGTCTTCTAATAGAGTGGGGGATATCTCATTTGCGATTCAATCTGCGGTTGAGAACGCTGGATGCCATGTCGTTAGGGAGTATTGTGGATACGGAATGGGAAAAAACAGGATTCAAGACCCTCAAATCCTATGCTTCGGTCGGCCCGATACCGGTCCAAAAGTCCAAGTTGGGCGGATTCTGAATATTCATGTCATGGCCACCGAGAAGAGGGCAAAGATTGAGCATTCAAGTGACGGCTGGGGAGTGAGTAGCGCGCAGGGTGGATTATGTGTGGGGTATAGCGCTATGGTGCTGGTTACAGAGAATGGGCATGAAATCCTGAGTGACATAAACATGTAGCGGCTCCGCAGGAAGCTTTAATAATGTCGCAAAGTAATTACCTTATCAGACAAGTGAAGCTCTAATGGCGATACCCAAGAAAGGCTCCAGAAAGATAATCGTAGATTCGGTGGAATATCGCTGGATAATCAGACATAAACCAACCTATTCCCAAGCAGCGTTTGTAACCGATGCGCTGGCCGGGGTTCAGCTGGCGGATAATACAGGCGCGATATTGGCGATTAGCTTTCCGTTTCCCAGATGCGATAATTGGCTTGAGAGACCTACGGAGCCTGTTACCCCAAAAATGATTGAGGCTTGTATTCGTGCGGCGTTGTCAGAGGGATGGCGTCCTGGGGAGCCGGGCGTTTCGTTTCTGTATAGCCACGCCCCTGCTGCACTTGTTGAATCAATTCAATAACAGGCCGCCCGCATTCGGGCGACTTGCCGTCTTACATGCGTCAGTTAGATATATATCTGACCGCTTTTCACAAATACGGATTTATTGAATAGGTTCATATCCAAAGGGTTGGGCAGCCTGACATCCTTGATCGTCGGTATCGCCCGCTCACCTTCATCAAAGCGTCTGTCTATTTGCGAGATGAAAACCAGGATGCACTTTTTGGCTCTGGCGTAGCTTTTCAGATCTTCGATCTGCTGCTGAAGAGGGGGCTTGTTGCGGTTTTGGTCAAGCAGTTGCAGGTAATCTACGGCGATTAACGACCCTTCGGTAACCCTTTCTTTTGTCTGATTTATTATATAGTCCGCAGATATCTCGTCAGATATATCCAGCGCTAACAGAGGCTGGTTCAGCTCGAATTGCTGGTCAAGCGCGGTGAGTTTTTCAATGAGCGCTTTTTTTGAATATTCCAAAGAAAAAAAGAAGCATTGTCGTCCCTGTTTGATTGCCTGTAATAAAAGCTGCAGAGCCATCGTTGTTTTACCCAGGCCCGGCCTGGCGCCAATCAATAACAAGTCGCCAGGATGCAGGTAATCTAAAAGCTCTTCTGTTGTTTTGGGAGTGAAAGCTTTCACTTTAGGTTGCAAGAGACTCCAGGAGCTAAAGCCCTCAGCCCTGGCTATTTGATCCAAGGCTTCAGTCATGGTGAGGGACTGAGAACGTTTCAGGGCTTTAGCTTTGCCTTTAAGAACATGTACGGGAGCGGTAAGTTTCATATAGAACCTTTAATAACGGGTCTCTAAACATTCCCTTCTTCTGTTTCAAACCCTATTAAAGGTTAGAGGCGGTGATGAACAACTCCGCACTTAAGTGCTTTCCCGTTGAAGGGGGGCGGCGCGAGTCGAGCGCGCTTAAATGTTAACAGACCGCGCTTAATATTCAATGCCGTCCACAAACCCTGTCAGCAGCTCAAATCCCTCACGCCAGTCTCCCAGGTTGGAAGTGGAGTTAATGTGTCCTTTGGGACCAATATTGGTGATGCTGGCTCCCCATTGCTGGGCGCAGCGTTGCGCATAGTCGATGGAGCCGTAAGGATCATCCTGGCTGGCGATGAGGGTTAAAGGCATAGCGGCGTTGTGCTCAAAACCCCGACGAAACCCTTTCGCTTCAGCAGGAAACGCGTCGCTCATCGGGTCGGGAACAGCAACAAGAAAGCCGCCCACCAAGTGCTCACAACCATGCTTGCTGGCCCATTCAAGCAGCAACAAGCAGCCAAGACTATGCG
Coding sequences within:
- a CDS encoding type I methionyl aminopeptidase; translated protein: MINKLLSRFRARQPKVNDRSFDVVERYASANRDAYQQIQNVSEESIIAESRRVAPIVSDILRSVKELLKRERVTGKDIQSYILERLDELQLYPAMAGYGGFPAAIGVSVNSQLIHHPPTDEVITDGSVVTIELGASSTSAYASQTWTFVKGDASKQRLNICNAALDALSCGIEKVWSSNRVGDISFAIQSAVENAGCHVVREYCGYGMGKNRIQDPQILCFGRPDTGPKVQVGRILNIHVMATEKRAKIEHSSDGWGVSSAQGGLCVGYSAMVLVTENGHEILSDINM
- the rimJ gene encoding ribosomal protein S5-alanine N-acetyltransferase, encoding MLPELQLFPSAGLLTERLSLRLASPIYAQNVLDYYTSNKAHLTPWEPARDDDFYTFSGQLRRLTDMAQVMEQGYAVNLLMFRQQSDDVIGICNFSNIVRGAFQACHLGFAIAGQEQGKGLMQEALTAGIYFMFHHYGLHRIMANYRPENHRSGKLLESLGFEVEGKARSYLKINGEWTDHVLTSLINEAMT
- a CDS encoding RBBP9/YdeN family alpha/beta hydrolase, producing the protein MQFDKVNWLFLAGIGNSGEQHWQRMWANRLPNSIWLEHSEWEAPQRDLWVQEMNEAVAQLSQPTVVVSHSLGCLLLLEWASKHGCEHLVGGFLVAVPDPMSDAFPAEAKGFRRGFEHNAAMPLTLIASQDDPYGSIDYAQRCAQQWGASITNIGPKGHINSTSNLGDWREGFELLTGFVDGIEY
- a CDS encoding DNA helicase — translated: MKLTAPVHVLKGKAKALKRSQSLTMTEALDQIARAEGFSSWSLLQPKVKAFTPKTTEELLDYLHPGDLLLIGARPGLGKTTMALQLLLQAIKQGRQCFFFSLEYSKKALIEKLTALDQQFELNQPLLALDISDEISADYIINQTKERVTEGSLIAVDYLQLLDQNRNKPPLQQQIEDLKSYARAKKCILVFISQIDRRFDEGERAIPTIKDVRLPNPLDMNLFNKSVFVKSGQIYI
- a CDS encoding helix-turn-helix domain-containing protein codes for the protein MITWKHQPEDAFVSRYIECYWFLRKDQDDIAHDSPKLNPCPEAHLIIAPPEQPYTYGLCERELSGKGTHLKLPNTSSMTLHQAEPFAILGVKFKPGALYSIANGLAAIDDVISPPGFLAEMPDLLREDVLKNAADNAVTVGRNLDAWFKAHSDCIREDRHSRLARDALALLATTKASELETGLYRSLRAVQRAFVRVTGLTPKQYQIMVRLDELLLYLYQQNTESMSWADVAAIFGFTDQPHLIRYFKKLIGDTPHAYRQAKNLTIDAYGDFD